DNA from Vibrio alfacsensis:
TGGGATTTGAGTGGTGATTTCGTCGCCAGTTAACCAGTTTATGCTACGGTTCAATTTAAATCTGTTGCTTCGCTATCGACACTAATTCTCGTTTGTGGGTAAACTCAGAGTAATGAAATGTTAGATGCACGATTTGCATCGGAACAATTTGCTCGGTGAGAGGCTTAGTCTCTTCGCTGAAGCTGAAATAATAAAGAGAACGTCTTATGTACCAAGATCTGATTAGAAGTGAATTAACAGAAGCTGCTGAAGTTCTGAATAAGTTTTTAAGTGATGATCACAACATCGCGCAAATTGAAGCTGCAGCAAAAATGATTGCCGACTCCTTTAAGCAAGAAGGCAAAGTGTTGTCATGTGGTAACGGTGGTTCTCATTGTGATGCGATGCATTTTGCTGAAGAATTGACAGGCCGTTACCGTGAAAATCGTCCTGGTTACGCGGGTATTGCGATTTCAGATCCAAGCCACCTTTCATGTGTAAGTAACGATTTTGGTTACGATTTCGTCTTTTCTCGTTACGTAGAAGCGGTTGGCCGTAAAGGTGATGTGTTGTTTGGCCTATCAACATCAGGTAACTCAGGCAACATTCTTAAAGCGATCGAAGCGGCGCAAGCGAAAGGGATGAAGACCATCGCACTTACTGGTAAAGATGGTGGCAAAATGGCGGGCCTGGCAGATATTGAAATCCGCGTACCGC
Protein-coding regions in this window:
- the lpcA gene encoding D-sedoheptulose 7-phosphate isomerase, with protein sequence MYQDLIRSELTEAAEVLNKFLSDDHNIAQIEAAAKMIADSFKQEGKVLSCGNGGSHCDAMHFAEELTGRYRENRPGYAGIAISDPSHLSCVSNDFGYDFVFSRYVEAVGRKGDVLFGLSTSGNSGNILKAIEAAQAKGMKTIALTGKDGGKMAGLADIEIRVPHFGYADRIQEVHIKIIHIIIQLVEKEME